Sequence from the Drosophila innubila isolate TH190305 chromosome 3L unlocalized genomic scaffold, UK_Dinn_1.0 0_D_3L, whole genome shotgun sequence genome:
taaatacatatagtatacatatatatatatatatttagttaatataatttcaaaatttggtttttcaattcaattcaagtCGATTATCGtcgataataaaataatgggTTAAAAATGagatccaaaaataataagtacaTAAGTTAATTAGttgaatatgtatattattaaatcCAAAAATTACTGAATGCCTTAAAACAAAAGTGCGGTTAGTAGTAGCTACGTTTACAGGACAATCTGTGGCACAATCTCGCCCAGAAATGCGCCCAGACTCACGAGCAGACCaaaaagatacagataaaaAACAGACGCCAAGAGATTTAGATTCATGGGACGCACTTCATGTATCCGCTCAAAATACTCGAGGCTGGCAAAATCATGGATAAATCCGAATTGCAAAGCACGACGATAAGTGTCGCTCCTCCAATAATCAATTAATCCCGCCTCATTCGCGTGCAGCTCAAATTGATGCAGAGGATTCTTGAAATGCGATTCAATGCGCAACTGGAACTGAATGGGAAATGTGCCATAGCATAGCTGGGATAGCCAGAATCGCTTGTGCCTTAGATAACGCTGCTGTTGGCTCAGAAATTTCCAACGTGTGGTGCTGATCGGATAGATATACCCAGTACTCATCTCCGCACGATGACCATAGAAAGCGCTGTCGTCCACATATCTAAATTGCCGCAGAAACTGCTCCTCGTGACCGAACGAATCCACAATGGCGTCCACATCGCTGGGCAGCACCTCTATAGGAAACGGTAGCTGGAAGAGCTCCAGCAGCGTAATCGAAGGCTTGCTAGTCAGAATCACAGCCAGGAGAGCAGTCAACCTGGTGGCATAGAACTGCACGATGACAGAGGCGCTGAAGACGAAGATGCAGCAGAGCAGCATCACACAGGGAAACCTCAGCCAGCATTTGGCTTCGGGAACCTGTGCAGCGCGATTTCCTGGTACGCCCAGGAGTGACCAGAGGCGCAAAACCGGCTCACAAGGTCTAACAAATCTCGTCAGACGATGCACAAGTGTCACAAGTGACACCTGGAGCAACAGACAGAGCCACAATTGCAGCTTGAACGGCAGAAAGATATATAAGCTACGTGGAATCGGATCACCCAATGGCAGCATGAAACATCGTTGCACCACTCGATAGGGATAGGAGTAATCCACCTTCGTGGATTGCTTTAATGTCGTAAACTGATGTGGACTGAGCTCCACACGATCCTCGACAATGAGCTGCACCAGAGCGGGCATATTCATATTGTTGGAGTCGTTGATGTACAGCGGATACAATTCTAAACACACGTTCAGATGTCGCATCAGTTCCCTCATCAAGGTGCCGCCAGAGCCATCCAATTGCAGCTTGCCCTGCTGACGATACCAAAACGTGGCCGGCACATCCAGCTGGACGGGCACACGCAGCTTGTAGCCCTTGAAATTAAATCGATGGGGCAGCGGAAAGAGCGAGCGTTCATCATGACTTGGACTGAGCTGTAGCACACGGAGAGTGGGATACGGATCCATGTGATAGAGTCGCCGTTGAGCCACCATGACCAAAGCAGCACGAAATCCTTTCAGCCACAAGTACTCAAAAAAGGACCTCAGACTTGAACGTGACTCGTCACCTTCCAACACAAACAAGCTGAGACAAAAGCGACGTCCACGTGCCCTTTCCGTCTGCATCTTGATCACGGGATCCCTTGAATGTCGTGCAAAGATCACAAAGAGCGTTGCCTCATCAGTGAATGTGCTAAAGGGTCCAGCTTGCTGTTCCGTGGATGTGATTTTAGGAAGCCAACGAAAGTAGTTGCTGTCATTTACAGACAATGCACGATGCAGTGCATCTTGAAAGCCTGGATTTGTGGCTCCAGCGCTGTGCATTATGCTGATTGCCTCCACTTTATATACGCGTCCAATCCGATCCAGCAACTGAACCACGTCTGTTGGCcaagctgctgttgccatgACTGCTGTCACCAGATGTAGCAGAAGACGCCTCATGCTGCTCGGAGACTCAGGACACGACTGACACCGACTTGTGTCCAACTTATGTACCCGCCCTCGATAAGATCTCACACAGATGCAAATTAGTAACTAATACAAGCAATGCAAACATACCAGTTGTAATTGCGGGCGTCCATTCCTGCTCCCCCGTGGCACCCCACACATAGGATTTGGCCTGAGTGGCCGTCAAATTGGGCACATTGGCAGCAGATGCCGTTGCAGTTAACAGGGAATTGGTGCGTCGCTTGAAAACTGCAATAATTCATTCAATATTCTTTAATAGACCTTGGAAATGATTCAGTTGATTACAGaactaaagaaaaacttaataagattagaattattatttaaaataactgaaataaaatcatacaaataaaaatataaatactataattaaaattacaaaactgaAACTAAGCTAAacgtaattataattataattcaatataagtttaaattgaatttaaataaaacagaacTGAAGCTGaacttaatataattattagaatttaaatattgcgcTAGGATGAACAAATGACTACAAATTACTACTTACAATCTGATTTTTCCTCGCCCATTACAAAGTTCTGTGATACGATGGATTTGCTGAGGCTTATCATTGAGTGTGTGGACACCTGGTCGTACTGATCTCCAGCAGCTGAATTGTAATCACTGTCATTATTGTtattcgtgttgttgttgttgttactattgGATTGCTGCAGTTGCCGATGATAGCTGACAGCGAGCGTTGTCTTGGCAGGCACGGCTTGGTAATGATGCTGCTGAATCAGAACACCCGTGGGTCCCTTTGGGAATATATGTGTCCAGCGGCGTCGATTGGAGGTCAATTTAATCGTCACATGCGACGGATCAAAAGGATTGATAAGCGCTCGTCCAGGTCGTACAATTGGTGCAATGCTAACAATGGCACGTCTGGCATTCTTCTCAGAGGCTAGGGACTCGGATAAATTGGTGCTGTCCGTCAAGGCAGCCAGCATGCCCGACGTGCCATGATGTATGTCCGGATCAGACATTTTTCGTCGCAAACTGGGTATCTTAGTGGGCGTCAGGTTCTCCCAATCATTGTTACGATAAGCATACGTCTCAAAGCTGGGCACCGATGTCTTCTTTGCACGCACCACGCGCTGCAGGGAACTGGAGAATGAACGGTTAGCAaagatcatttaaaaataaagtgtatataGGATCTTACCAGGTGCTTTGCGCTGGCAGTGGCTGAAAGATTTGCTCATCGTATGCATCATAGTCAAAGAGCGAGTTGTGTATGTACTCCGATTGATTGCAGCTGAGAAAGTTACGCTCATTCTCCTCCACATCCGACTCATCAACAGACGATAATATGGGCAACTTAATGCGGGGTATAAAACTGGAATAGGCAATCTTCTTGTTGGTAGAGTAGAAGCTTAGGTTAATCCAATGGGGTAAGGAGTAGTCATCGGCCGATGTTAAAGTAGTGTCCTTGTTATGGAATTTGAGCAGCGGCACCGCGTGAAGCGGCTGCTCACCGACACAGACGAGATCACTGCCGACTCCATTGTCAATGATACGCTGCTTAGTTATATTGGTTAGTTCTCTGTCCACAGAAAATACACCGACACCAGGAGTAATTACAACGGACAGCTGGCCAGTGCGATCAAAGGTGCGATCCAGGTAATGTTTTTCGAACGTATTCAGCGATATGTTCAACACTTCCAGGAAGTTGCCCTGCGTTGCCGTCGAGTTAGTTGCCTGTGGAATGCGCATATTCTGACGCTCATGATAGCGTAAAACAGTTTCCTGATAGGAGGTGAAAAGCTTCCGCAGCTGTGCCAGCACGGTACACCAATCATCGTTACGTTCATTTTGAATGGCGACGCGGTAAAAGTCCTCGTAGAAGCGTCCCTTGTAGTCCTGTTGCAGGCAGTCACGCATGTGGGCGGGAAACTCATCCAAACTTTTTGCCGCATAAAAGGTGCGTGAGAAGAGCACAATGGTGACCTCGTGGTTGCAGCCAAGCTTCTTCCACTTCTGAAAGAGTTCGGTGAGAAAACCGTTGACAGCCTTCTCAAAGTACAGATCGCCGTGTATATCAAAGTCCCACATTTCCGAAGACATCTGCAGAAACAGATAGACCATCGATGTGCTGCTGCGAAAGACAATCTTTGTATCGTCTGTGATAACGCCACTGGCTACCCGCTCGCCCTGTGACCACATCTCGTACACTTGACAGCGTATCTGCATGTCGTTGTAGTCAATCTTCTTGTTCACATACACGCATGTATTGGTCTGTTATCAATAAATGAAGATGTATTCATGCCAATTCTGCTTGCGACACACTACTTACCAGATACGTCTTCAGACGCCACATTTCCGATCGGCCCATGTACTGATCCTTGAATGTTATTTCTATGGAATCGAGTGCGACATCAGCGGGatttacaatttgcataaCAACATTGGAATAGGAGCGCATTTTAAATGCTGTCGCAATACACGACTCGATGCTTATCACATTGCGACCGGTTTTGCTCTGTTCATTCAACTCAGTTATCTGGAGCAGCAGATGAGTACCATTCTCATCCTCAGGCGCATAGATTTCCACCACATTGCCAACCTTGGCTGTCGGATGATCCTGTGGATTCAACACCAAATCGGCATCTACCCACGCAAATACACATACTTTTAGAAACCTTGaagattataaatttttgccaTTTCTCACCGTATGACTTATTGCAGCCCCTCGTGTGCGTGTTCAATTTGTAAAGCTTCATCTTATTTGTTAGCTTTACGGCTCcatttgcattcaaatgtTTAGTTTAGGTCTGTTTGTCGTTCTTTCGttgttttttggcttttgttttggttttctttgcACAAATGATAGTTCAGTGTTGATGAACGTCGCGCAGTGCGCAACAGCTGATATAGACGGACCGCCACAATCTGcaggcaaaaacaaatttagatgctttAAAGCCAAAAACAGATAATTTTCCCTTCAATTGCGcacaatttaaagaaaataaatatattttattttaatttttgtatagtatatattagtatatattttgtatagtactatataaaataaagctgACAACGTTTATAAATGTTGTTCCTTTGGGagtaaactttaatttattatattaatttaaaaaaattaaataaaaaatttgaaactcgacataatcaaaaatattaagaaaaatttgtaattttctagCTTTAAATTAAGAGTAAAGGAAGATCCTCTTTTAAAAAAGACGCCAAATATAGATATCGTTCCTTTTCCTAGAAACCAAGATTGTTAATTCAAAACGGGGGCGACATCTTTTTTTAACTGGactctttttataccctatttaataaattaaagattgcAGGGTACACAGGGTACAATTTCTGGTGCAGATAGCTGGGCTGGTAACTTTCCAGTCCCACACATACATTCACAGAAGTGTCTGTTGACATATTTCGAGTCAGCTGGAAATATCCAACCGTTTTAATTATAACCAGATTTTGTATAATTGAACCTTGTACTCTGTTTAGAGACTTGCATGCACTgcataatatgaaaataactgaaaacagataaaaagacacaaatgtattaattttcaatgaatattttttttattaaatcgcAATATCAGTGAGTACATTTGACTAACAGTTTTTAAGACAGTCGCCTGGATAAATCCTCAgttcaataattacaataaatacataagCATAGAGTTTGCACTTCAACTTGCTCAACTGTTTGAGGGATgttatgtatgcatgtgtatatgtaagtGTGTATTGCATACTGCAtagtatgtatgcatgtatattaTTGTTGATTAGAACTCGTAAGTAAATTGTCATTGACGACAACGATCATTTCGGCTGATAATTTCGTTTTGAAAGCACTTCTGCTTATACATTATAATATATAGCTCAAGGCATTACATTCGCTTTGAATGATTTCGCTTTGCTTTGgactttgcatatttaattaaggtCGCTCACCAGGATGCGTCGATTAGTAAGAGAGTATATGAGAGTATGAAAAGTgggtgtggttgtgtgtgtgtagataaCAATCAATCAATGTATCTTTCGCTTTCTCAATCTCAACATGCAGCTTAAACTTAGACAAAACTAGCGAACAAACTCACTCCTAAAAACTAAACGAGTACAAGCtacaattaattacatttaagaaCTAGGGATAAGGACTAACGACTAGCGACTAACGATTCACATGGTCACGGTCGCGAGCACCACAGTTATGTCGTCCGGTTTGCCGCCACGTGCCTGGATGTTGTTGCGGCGAGCGCTGAGGGCGAAGGGCGAAAGGAATTCGCTGTTCAAGGATAAAGTGCGGGCCATGAGTGCCAGAGTATTGGCTGTCATCTGCAGCTTGACGGGATCGTGTTCACCCTCCACGTCGCGTAACACCTGCAGCATCAGATCCTCGGGCACATTATCGAAGACACCGTCGGTGGCAATGAGAATGACATCACCTTCCTGCACGGGGAAACTCATGGTATCCGCCGATTCGGGACTGTCGCTAAGCACATTGGGACCATGCCCGGGTGGCGGTAGCGACAACTGAAATGGGGTATTAAAATAGTGCTGTTGCTCATCCGATTTATGGACAATTTCGCCTTCGCGCACCACCATGAAACCACTGTCACCGATATTCGCCGTGTGCACCGTACTCGTCTCCCGGTTCAGGATGAGCACACAGGCTGTACTACTGCCCAGAATTGGCTTCTTCTGTTCCATCAGTTCGCAGTAGCTGTAGGCAAGCAGGTTAACAGGTCGTTGCGGGTTGAAATGGGTGCATCGCACCAGGCGTTCGCATGTGCGCATGAGGAACGATGAAAACTCCCCTGGATCGATGCCATAGCTGCGCCAGCCGCCGACGCCATCGGCCACGCCCATCACATCCGCTGTGTCTGTGGACGCCTTAAACCACGAGTCCTCGCCGTATTTGCCCGGCTTGTATTTGTGTCGCAGATTGTCCTTGGCAAAGCCACAAACCACCGAGACGAATCGGGGCCGAGATCGATTTGAGGTTGACTTTGCAGCACCTGCAcctttggttgttgttgtgcccgTTGCCGAGTCGAGCAGTGTCGAAAAGCTGCTACGTAACGCACGCGAGATTAGACGCGATGTCCAATTAAGCGACTGCATCTTCTTAAAGACGCAAATACGCAACGAACGAAACGCGTGCACTCGCAATTATCGGATGCTcgttatatgtacatatagatATCGATTTAACAATTGTGTCGGTGTGTTCGCGAACTGTGACGTAGTTGGTGGCATCAACAACCACTTTTAACTAATTGCAAGCCACAAATTTAACGATTATacgtttcaattaaataaaaaatacaactacGACAGTGTTAtgtgatacatttttttccatacGTCAAAGTCGCACATACGTCATGGTAAAACAGAGGTGTTATTTAACTTAACAGCGacaataacattaacattgccTCCACTGATATTAACAAACATGTGACTTTGACAGATGAGCAAACGATCTATCGATAATTTAATTAGAGACAGTGACATGGCAAATTGTTTGGcggtaaatttaaattggatCACCCAACatgcaatatttattcaacaagcagcttttaacaaaaaaattctttttgtttaaagtTAATTCACAATAATGGATAACAGTTGACAAAATTCTAATCAACATTTAGTTTGCGGAATGAACCCTCTGTTCCGTAGATACTATCGAAATCAATTGGCTTTCCAGGACGAAGTTTTTCATTGGTACCATAATTGGCATTATCCTTAAAGAAGTCTCTGTATTCGTCAAACTTTTTACCCCAGACAGCAATAGCTTCTTCAATAGAGCCATTTTCACCACCATACTCCTTGGGCAGGTATTTGAGAGGAACATGTTCTGTCAGCGATTCTATTTTGCCGTGAACAAATAGTCGTCCCTGTTGTTTCTTTGACATCATGGGCTTAAACATGTTGAAAATGGTTTCAAATCCAGTAATCGTATTTATAAAGTGTTGTCCCTTGGGTCTCATCGGCAAGGCCTCTTCGTTAAATGCGGTCATCTTTTTTGCCATTCCAGGTGTCATTTGGAGAAAGTGACCTGGAGTTGCACCTTTTAAAtccataataaaaataacgcCGTTGATTATAGCGTGATCATCCTCCATCAGGGCAATTTCCTGCATAACCTGACCGACTTGCATTACCTCCAACATCGTGTATTTATCAGCTGAACAAACGCCGATTCTAAACATGCCCACACGACATCCATTTAGTAGGTTCGGTAGGTAGACTATGGGTCTGTTTTAGATAGGTTTTGAAATTATCAATCGACCTTcagcatttcaatatttttattttcagcttacCCTAATCGTTGAATTTCACGCAGCTTGGGATTGTCAACATCAGTTACACTAAAAAGTTCTGGGTACTTGGTGCGCAATGTGAAGTACTTGTCCAACTTGGCCTTGGTTCTCTCGAGACTGTACTTGCAGCCGCGAAGAAAGGCAATCAAGAATTGATCATCTGTGCGAGGATTCAGATGGGGCTGCTGCTTGATCCATGTCTTCAATGCCTCCAGGTCACTCTCAATGCGCTCAGGGACTTCGTTGAGGAACTCCTTGGCATTGGCCTGCAACTCCTCAGAGATTGGACGTATTTGGGCTGGCATTTCTCGAATTTCGATTGCTCGTTTCTTGACTATTGAACTACGACTATTCGTAGGTACTATCTTATTAGGTACTGCAAAGTTATAGCTGATTTGATTATGTCGTTTTATCAATTTGCGATAACATTAATTGTATGCCATATACCTAATAAAGACAAACATTGGCAAATACATAGCTTGATAAAGTTAATATTTCATCGAAGAACTAAAGTTGGTCGTAATACGAAATAAATTGCGGgtactaataataattaaattattataggattcacaaaagtatttataaactcgtaacatttattttcttttcttgttgAACTACTTCTGGAAAGGATAATAGTCGAGTCCCGAGTTATAATTGTATTTGggcttttgtttctttttcgcGATATCAATTATCTCCTGCACATCCTTGCGATAAGCCGGGGGCAGCATTTCATCATGTAGCGTGCACTTGAACTCTACAGCTTCTTCCACCTTGTAAATGTTTCTCCGAATAATATCGATGTCTCGTCCAAACTCTTCCTTGAGATCCAATATCTTTGTGGGCGCCGTATCAAACATAATGTTGAAGTGCGTACCCTCCCGATGAACCACACCATGCTCACTCACTTTGTGGGGCAGCGGACGTGATCCCAGGTTTTCTAGCTTCCTGATAATGCCGCCTTTGTTGAAAATAGACTCAGCTGTTCGCTTAATGACAGAAATCAGTTCCGGCTATAACAAACGCACATTTCAGTATTTACTTTACATAACTGCTGCattcttttttatacaaacCCGTGGAAGCTGCCGCAGCACCAACGATAATTCATAGGAAGGCATATTGGATTGTGTtaactaatattaataattttattgctcagctatgtttaatttactattatcaattaattaaaaatcacaaaTCGGCACAAATGCAGAATTTGTTTTGGTTAATCTGGATAGCGTGAGCCTGCCAGCCCGTCTTAAGCAAGTCGGCAGCACTTCTACTACAAACCAGCtgttttagctattttttgaatgctttccagccagaaacttctatttttcctttaaaaagttggcagcactgaatATACTAAATTGACAACAAgactgttgcatacttttcggcacggaataaatatgcattttaagtTTGACAATAGAAGCAATccgacatttaaaaaatggagCGTTTTCACAGAcgtgatttaaatttaagatgcacgtttattaaattatgacaAACAGAAAgaattaattataaagtaCAATGTGTTATTCTTACAACATAACTAAATTATAACATCAATAAAATGAAGACacagtaaaattaataaagacttaaactttaaaactaaCGGGCACATTGATTCGTTCATTTTCCATGGACACCTCAATGAAGACCTGGAAAtcttttttaagcatttccCGCCGTAGAGAGCGCAGTGGACGAACTGTAACATCGACATGTCCACCGTCTGGTGTAATATAAGATTCGCTTGGAGAAATATGCAGAAAATCTCGTACATTGCAATTGATCTCAATAAATTGGCGCGATCTGAAGCTattctttataaaaatcttttttacgTCTATTGCATTGCTGCCACCAGACAAATCAAAGGTAATCGCATCAGGTTGCACTGACCAGTTCCGCTCCAGAGGCTGCTGATCAATTGCAGAAGTGGTATCCGCCTCATGCAGCTCATCGACTGGTTCCAGCATATTGCTTGGCGTTGGTGAATTGGCAGCACACACTGTACGAAACAGAACAGTCTCCTCCGCGTCGGGCAAACAGAGATGCGAAGTCTCAGCGGATTCATCAAAGTCACGATTTAGGGTCAAGGCCACATCTACTATCCGGACTCCCGTCACCAGATCCAGTATAAGCTCCGGCGGTTCGTTCAACATGGCAATGCTGCGTATGGGCTGCTCAGCTGGAAAGCTGCACCAAATGTTGTCCAGCATTGACGAGGTCAACTGCTCCCGCTGCTCGCCGGACATGCGCTGTACCAAGGCACGCATGCGCTGCCTGTTGGGTTCATCTCCGCAGAAGATTCGCATATTTGCCAACGTCAGCACCTGCGATGTCTTTTTCAGTATGTTTTTGATATCCTCACGATTGGGTCGGAATATAATCTGGACCACGGCCTCACTGTTTGTGGGCAAAATAATCTTGCTGGGACGCACCTCGAATGCCGCATTCAGTCGTGGCTTCAGCAACACTGTGGAGTCAACTGTGATGCCAGCAAAGGCTGTCAACGGTCCCTTATTGTAAAACTTGAAGGAGGCAGTCAGTGGACCGGAGGCCAATTCACATACATTGCCAACGGTTAGGAAGCTTGCGCCAACCGGACCCTTGAGCAGCCCTTGAATGGTAACAGATGCGTTGCCACCGTAGCCGTACAGCGGTATTTCCATGCCAGGCTGCTGGCAGTTATTGGCGCCATAGGGCGCATAAAAAGAGAGTGCTCCAATGGCTGCTCCGCTGACCGTCGGACAGAAGTTGACGCAGATGCTGCGGCATTCCATTGACTGCAACGTGATAGTGTTGCTATCGCCGCCAACCAACTGAAATCCGGGTCCTTGTATGCACAAACGTACCATCAGACGCTTGTCAGATGTGTTCTTGATTTGCATGGACTTGCGCACATCCGTGCGTAGCTTAGTGCTGCCCCAGCCCAGGCTGGTGTGGGTCACCTTTAGGGGCAGTATTTTTCCATCTCGATGACTAAACTCGCTGGAGTTTGAGCAGCGGGACATGCTGCGTGGAGCTCCACTTGATTGAGTGCCGTTAACACCCTTGCGCAATGTGCTAAATCCACTCGTGGAGCTAGCTTCGCTGCCAGCCGGTGAAGAGTTGACCCTTCTGGCCACAGTGGAGGCATTACCATTACCAGCACCTGAAAGCAACATGCGACGCTCAGAATTTGTTGTACTGTCCAGCAAAGGCGACGACAGGCAACTACGGGGAGAGGATAACGGCGACACATTACGCACACTTTTCACTAGGTTTGGTGATATTCCAAAGTCACATTCCGTAGACGAGGGCACAGCATCGCAGCCATCAAGCCGTGTCGAACAGAAGGAATTCTGATTGCGAGCGGTTGCCACAGAAACACTGTGTTTCTTGTTTACCGGAGTCTTGTCTTcgtcatcatcctcatcagTAGTCGGCAATGGCTGAATTCCATCACTGCTTGTTGGACTAACGACTCTCTGAGAGTTTGGAGATTTGGTGTGACGCACACGACGTCCTGGCGACTTCACTGGAGTAGAGGGCCATTCATCAATGTCGGCATCGTGACCATCACAAGGCGTCACCAGAATATTTGGATTGCTGAGGTCCGCCAGCGGACTCAGAGGTTGACGTTTTGTTGGCACCGCAATACTGTGTTGAATTTCCTTAAAATCAGTCGTATTCAACAAGGAATCCGTGAAGCTCATTGTATCCATGAGTTTCGACTTTGATTTACATAGTGTGCTGTCGGCAATTTCATTCTCTTTGTTTTCGTCATCTTTGTCGTGATCATATCCATGGTGACGAAGCCTCTCGACCACGTCGTTGACAGAAGTGTCGGAATACAAATCCAGATTTCctgtaaaagaaaaatgtgaTTAGTTTATCTATTATTCTGCATGATCATAGTATACTTACGTAGAGCTTCATCTATTGCTGACAGGCTGAGCAGTTCCGAGCTAGTTGGTGGCTTCTTCTTTCCTTCGATTTGCAGTGCTTTGTTAAACTTATCCTGCTGCATTTTCTTCATTAGATTGCGTTCCATCTTGGCGCTTTCGGCCTTTGTGTATGTTTTATTCTCGATATGTGGCGTTATTTCCACTACGCTATTTGCCACTGTTTGTGGTTCTACAAGAGCAACTTCTGGTTGGTTTCTGTTGCGATTATCGTTGCTTACAAACATCGAAATGCTCTCCGAGCGCATTTGAAAATAGTTGCCCAATGAAAAGTTCGGATCGCCTGCAATAATTGAGCTGCAAGACTCAATTGAtcattaataaatgaataatttagtTCATTATACTACTCACTTGGACACTGATGTCTCTATTTCTGGCGTTTGCGGTGGTGCTGCAATTTTCTGCAATGCCTGTTTGCTCAGCGTTGCCGTTGGCACAGCCGCAAATTCTTGTGCCCAAGAGATTTCTCCCATCACCAGCTTGGACTGCATCATTTCAGCGGGAGCGAAACTCTCGTCGAAGCCTTGTCCGGCTGCCGAGTTAAAGGAGAAGCCACCGCCGCCATTGAGGCTCATGTTGCTCAAGTCCGCAGTACGCGGCAAACTGCGAGAGTAGCTAAATGAATCACTTATGGTACTGGTGTTTGTATTCTCATCGCTGGGCGCGTTCTCCAGCCGCTTGGCGAATTGCACCCGCGCCTTCTCGACAAAGGATGACTTTAATATGTCTGCCACAGAGATTTGACTGCTTTGTTTGGACGATCGCGACTCATTCCTGCAGAGTGTTGAACGACCTGTAATCTCGCCTGGCTCAAAGAATACGTTTGAGCCCGTTGGCGCTGGAGTTTCCAGTAAAAGGGAACCGCTCGAGTTTAAATCAATCGTTTCTTCAGTGATCAGATCAGATATATTGGTGTAATTTCCGACACTATTGGGCGCGGCACTTGCACGACTGGtggctataaaataaaaaaggaatatTTCACACTCCTCTtacttttaacattttccacTCACGCTTGGCTTTTCCGAGATTATAATTTCTTTCCATTGATCCTGCCTGATAACTGAGACGCGTTCGAGGTTTCTCCAATGTCTCCAATGCCTTTTGCCGTCCCGCCTGAAATTTCAAAGAGCGCcttttttgtaattgtattgTGTGTTTAACTGTATTTTTATAGTTACCTTGAGTCGTTCATGAACATCTGTATTTTCTCTACTCTTATTAGCACTACTATTCTTAGATAAATTGGACAAATC
This genomic interval carries:
- the LOC117786366 gene encoding alpha-tocopherol transfer protein-like; the encoded protein is MPAQIRPISEELQANAKEFLNEVPERIESDLEALKTWIKQQPHLNPRTDDQFLIAFLRGCKYSLERTKAKLDKYFTLRTKYPELFSVTDVDNPKLREIQRLGPIVYLPNLLNGCRVGMFRIGVCSADKYTMLEVMQVGQVMQEIALMEDDHAIINGVIFIMDLKGATPGHFLQMTPGMAKKMTAFNEEALPMRPKGQHFINTITGFETIFNMFKPMMSKKQQGRLFVHGKIESLTEHVPLKYLPKEYGGENGSIEEAIAVWGKKFDEYRDFFKDNANYGTNEKLRPGKPIDFDSIYGTEGSFRKLNVD
- the LOC117786367 gene encoding probable 28S ribosomal protein S6, mitochondrial — encoded protein: MPSYELSLVLRQLPRPELISVIKRTAESIFNKGGIIRKLENLGSRPLPHKVSEHGVVHREGTHFNIMFDTAPTKILDLKEEFGRDIDIIRRNIYKVEEAVEFKCTLHDEMLPPAYRKDVQEIIDIAKKKQKPKYNYNSGLDYYPFQK
- the LOC117788676 gene encoding uncharacterized protein LOC117788676 gives rise to the protein MDKSTSSRSSSSNMDQNSLGILSMDNLRVFGDLSNLSKNSSANKSRENTDVHERLKAGRQKALETLEKPRTRLSYQAGSMERNYNLGKAKPTSRASAAPNSVGNYTNISDLITEETIDLNSSGSLLLETPAPTGSNVFFEPGEITGRSTLCRNESRSSKQSSQISVADILKSSFVEKARVQFAKRLENAPSDENTNTSTISDSFSYSRSLPRTADLSNMSLNGGGGFSFNSAAGQGFDESFAPAEMMQSKLVMGEISWAQEFAAVPTATLSKQALQKIAAPPQTPEIETSVSNSIIAGDPNFSLGNYFQMRSESISMFVSNDNRNRNQPEVALVEPQTVANSVVEITPHIENKTYTKAESAKMERNLMKKMQQDKFNKALQIEGKKKPPTSSELLSLSAIDEALRNLDLYSDTSVNDVVERLRHHGYDHDKDDENKENEIADSTLCKSKSKLMDTMSFTDSLLNTTDFKEIQHSIAVPTKRQPLSPLADLSNPNILVTPCDGHDADIDEWPSTPVKSPGRRVRHTKSPNSQRVVSPTSSDGIQPLPTTDEDDDEDKTPVNKKHSVSVATARNQNSFCSTRLDGCDAVPSSTECDFGISPNLVKSVRNVSPLSSPRSCLSSPLLDSTTNSERRMLLSGAGNGNASTVARRVNSSPAGSEASSTSGFSTLRKGVNGTQSSGAPRSMSRCSNSSEFSHRDGKILPLKVTHTSLGWGSTKLRTDVRKSMQIKNTSDKRLMVRLCIQGPGFQLVGGDSNTITLQSMECRSICVNFCPTVSGAAIGALSFYAPYGANNCQQPGMEIPLYGYGGNASVTIQGLLKGPVGASFLTVGNVCELASGPLTASFKFYNKGPLTAFAGITVDSTVLLKPRLNAAFEVRPSKIILPTNSEAVVQIIFRPNREDIKNILKKTSQVLTLANMRIFCGDEPNRQRMRALVQRMSGEQREQLTSSMLDNIWCSFPAEQPIRSIAMLNEPPELILDLVTGVRIVDVALTLNRDFDESAETSHLCLPDAEETVLFRTVCAANSPTPSNMLEPVDELHEADTTSAIDQQPLERNWSVQPDAITFDLSGGSNAIDVKKIFIKNSFRSRQFIEINCNVRDFLHISPSESYITPDGGHVDVTVRPLRSLRREMLKKDFQVFIEVSMENERINVPVSFKV